Genomic DNA from Niabella ginsenosidivorans:
CCTTATAAATGGATAGAGCTGATGAAGGCCGAACTGGATGCCGGCTCCAGCTATGTGATTGCAGAGGCCAGGGAGGCTGGTAATGTAGGTATTTATCGCGGAACAGGTGAAGTACGGGAAGGTTTGGTGCAGGAGATCCTGACCCAGATCCCTTCGGAGAAGATCATCTGGGAAGCGCCCCAGAAAGCACAGCAGCTCTATTTTCTGGAGCTGATCGGCTGTAATGTAAACCTCGGAAACATTCCCCCTAACGAAGTTATAGCGCTGGAAGCCATGCGTATTGGTTTGCGCGGGGATTCGTTTACATTGTACCTTGATAATAAAACCGCTTTTTAATGCGTTTATATGGTCTGATAGGGTTTCCTTTAAGCCAGTCCTTTTCAAAGAAATTCTTTTCTGAAAAGTTTAAAAGGGAAGGAATAACAGACTGCAGTTATGAACTGTTTGAAATTCCTTCGATCACGTCACTTCCTGATATTTTGGCCCGTTATCCTGAATTAAAAGGCCTGAATGTGACCATACCCTACAAACAGGAGGTATTGCCATATTTACAGGAAATTGATGGTGAAGCTGCCTCTATCGGAGCCTGTAACTGTATTAAAATTACCGGGGGGCATCTGAAAGGGTATAACACAGATGCAAGCGCTTTTGAAGTAACACTTCTGGAACAACTGCAGCCACATCATACACAGGCACTGGTACTTGGTACCGGCGGAGCAGCAAAAGCCGTTCAGTATACTCTGGAAAAACTAGGGATCGCGTATAAGTTGGTGTCAAGATTCCCCGGCGAAAATGCGCTTTCCTATAAAGACCTTGATGGTGCTGTAATGGATGCCTATCCGCTCATCATCAACTGTACACCACTGGGCAGCTTTCCCAAAACCGAGGGCAGGCCCGATCTTCCTTATGATCTTATTACGCCGCGGCATTACCTGTACGACCTGGTTTACAACCCGCCGCTTTCTTCCTTTCTGAAAGAAGGGCAGGAACGGGGCGCTGTTATAAAAAACGGGTATGATATGCTGGTGGGCCAGGCGGAACTGAGCTGGAATATCTGGAGGACGTAGGCTGTAACCTATAATCGATGGTAGTTCAGTACCCACGTTTCAACGTCCCATTCCCTCTTCAGCTTCTACATGTTTTCCTTAATATCCTGCATCAGCTTCTGGGCAATATTCCTGGCTTTTGTTTCATAATCGCTTTCAGAATAAATGCGGATGATGGGCTCTGTATTCGACATTCTTAAATGCACCCAGTCGTCGTCAAACTCTATTTTTAGCCCGTCTTCGTCGTTCACGGGCAGTTTGCTGTATTTCTGTTTGATCTTTGCAAAGATGGACGGCAGGTCAGTGCCCTTATCCAGCTCTATCTTATTCTTGCTGATAAAATAATCAGGGTATTGTCTTCTTAAAGATTTAATACTTCCTTTCTGGGTGGCCAGATGGCTCAGGAATAAAGCGATCCCGATCAGCGCATCCCGCCCGTAGTGGAAATCAGGAACAATAACCCCGCCATTGCCTTCGCCACCAATTACCGCATCAACCGCTTTCATTTTAGCAACAACGTTTACTTCGCCCACAGCGGATGGGTAATACTGCCCTCCATGCTTCAATGTTATTTCTTTCAGCGCTTTGGTGCTGCTCATATTGCTTACTGTGTTTCCTTTGCGTTGCGAAAGCACGTAATCGGCTACAGCTACCAGTGTGTATTCTTCCCCAAACATACTTCCATCTTCATTTACAAAACAAAGACGGTCCACATCAGGGTCTACTGCAATGCCCAGGCTTGCCTTTTCCTTTACCACTGCGCTGGACAGTTCGCTTAAATGATCCGGTAACGGCTCCGGATTGTGTGCAAAGTTGCCGGTAATGGCTGCATTCAATACAATGATGTCTTCTACTCCCAGTGCCTTTAATAAGGCGGGTACAAAAAGGGCCCCGGTAGAGTTAATGGCATCTACTACTATTTTAAAGTTCTTTTTTGCAATGGCTGCTTTATTAACCAGCGGGTAGGCAAGGATGGCATCAATATGCTTTTGCAGGTAGGTATCATCCGGCATTACAGTGCCCAGCTTGTCAACACCTGCAAAATCAAAATTTTCAGCTTCTGCAATCTCCAGTAATTCTTTTCCCAGCGCTGCGGAAATGAACTCCCCGGAGCTGTTCAGTAATTTCAGCGCATTCCATTCTTTAGGGTTATGGCTGGCGGTAAGGATAATGCCACCATTTGCTTTTTCCATCGGAACGGCAATTTCCACGGTTGGGGTGGTACTTGGCCCCAGGTCTGTTACATCAATGCCCAAAGCGGTTAACGTAGCTGCCACAAGATTGCTGACCATGGGGCCGCTGATGCGGCCATCCCTTCCAATAACCACTTTCAGTTTTTTTTGTTTATCAGCTGATTTTTTGAGGATCGTACCGTATGCTGCTGTAAATTTTACAATGTCTACCGGCGACAGTGTTTCGCCGGTCTTTCCACCTATTGTACCACGGATTCCGGATATGCTTTTTATTAAAGCCATGTTTTCACTTGTTTTTATCCGGCATATATTGCCGGGCTGCAAAATTAAGGAGCGCGCCTTAATTTTAAGGTGTTGTGGATAAGATTGCTGAAAATTTAAGCAAACGAATGTTGTTTATTAAACAGGCTTATTTATTGTTAACCAGCAGGTACTGAGCCGTTAAATAGTAGGCCCTGGCCAGTTCGCCCATTTTTTTCCTGATAACGGACAGTTCCGGAGCAGTATAACGGGCTGTTGTATCCAGGGGTACCAGATCTTCTTCAGAAAATTCCAGGTTTTTGACATAATAGAACTGGTCATTAACGATCCCTATTTTACCCGCAGTATTGGTAATAAAGGCGATATTTCCTTTTTTGGCAGGGTTCAGTAAATCTCTTCCCAGTGTGGAATTGGTATAAGGCCGTTGTACCAGGCCGGCAATGGTGGGCAACACATCAATCTGGGACACCGTTTCTTTCCGTAGCTGCGGATTGACCAGGTAAGGAGCATAGATCAGAAAGGGAACATGCTCATCAGAAAGCCGCTGACTGGTCCAGGGCATAGGATATACTGACGTGGCATTTCCGGCTACCCCGTGATCGCCGATAAATACAAATATGGTATTGTGAAAATACGCTTCCTTACGCGCTGCTTCTATGAATTGCTGAATACAGTAATCGGCATACCGGAAGGCATTGTATTCGTTTAATGATTCAAACCCGTTAGCGGCCAGCTCCTCATTGGTGATGCTTTTTTTGACAAAATCACTGTCTGTTTCGGGTATGGTATAGGGCCGGTGGTTATCGGATGTTTGCACAATAGCAAAGAATGGCCGTTGCTGTTCTTTGAACACCTTATTGGCTGTAAGGAAAAGGTCTTTATCACTGACGCCCCATACATTTAACCGGGGTGCATGAATAGTTGCTTCTGTATGCAACTGGAGACTGTCGATGTTCTTTAAAAGCCCTTCAAAGTTATTGAACTCCGGGTTGCCGCCCAGGAAATAGTGTTTTGAATAATCAGTAAAATCATTAATAATGGTCCTTTGGTCAAGCGCATCCGGGTTCCGGGTCGAAAATTTGAACAGTTGCACATCCGGGATACCTGTAATAATGGCAAATAACCCGCGTGCCGTAGAAAAATGCGGCGTAAAACACCGCTCAAAAAAGATTCCCTTTTGGGATAATGAATCAAAATAGGGGGTAGCATCCAGCTTATTTCCGCTCATAGAGCTTTTATACATGCTGTAGGATTCACAGATCACCAGCACAATATTGGGTTTACTTTCAATACCGGTGGCATAGGGCGCCACAGTTCTTTGAAAACCAAAAGGAGCGTTTGAAGGGAATTGCAGGAAGTTGGCCATGATGCGGAATGATTCGCGGGCTCCTTTTTCGTTTACAACAGGCTTTCTCAGGCGCATCGTTGAAAAAAAATTCTGTAACGGGTTTAAGGCCAGGTAGGTTTTAAAGCTATCTTTTAAAGCAAAAGCATCCTTCCATTTGAGCGGCTTATTGTCGACCTTTCCGTAGATCAGCAACGCCATAATGATAGCAGTAATTACAAAGGGCGGCTTACGATGGGCAATTGCTTTTCCGTCAGTAAGATTGATGACCTGCCAGTGGCTTTTGTTCAATGCCCATTTAAAGCAGATAACAGCGGCTGCCAGACCTATTAATATCCATATTAAAGGGTAGGTCTGCCAGATCATGTTAAGGGAAATGCCCGGATCTTCTACAAAGTTCATGGCCCCGGCGTCCAGACGGGTACGGTTATAAGAAAAGCTTACCAGGTCGGCTATAAAAAAGAGGAATAATAAAAAGCTGGCCACGGCAAGATACCAGGTCCAGAACCGTTTATTTCCGGCAGAATAAAAAGGAGAAAAAGAGCGCTGGTAGCTGAACAGGATAATCGGTAGCAGGAATATGGAAAC
This window encodes:
- a CDS encoding shikimate dehydrogenase family protein, translating into MRLYGLIGFPLSQSFSKKFFSEKFKREGITDCSYELFEIPSITSLPDILARYPELKGLNVTIPYKQEVLPYLQEIDGEAASIGACNCIKITGGHLKGYNTDASAFEVTLLEQLQPHHTQALVLGTGGAAKAVQYTLEKLGIAYKLVSRFPGENALSYKDLDGAVMDAYPLIINCTPLGSFPKTEGRPDLPYDLITPRHYLYDLVYNPPLSSFLKEGQERGAVIKNGYDMLVGQAELSWNIWRT
- the glmM gene encoding phosphoglucosamine mutase, with protein sequence MALIKSISGIRGTIGGKTGETLSPVDIVKFTAAYGTILKKSADKQKKLKVVIGRDGRISGPMVSNLVAATLTALGIDVTDLGPSTTPTVEIAVPMEKANGGIILTASHNPKEWNALKLLNSSGEFISAALGKELLEIAEAENFDFAGVDKLGTVMPDDTYLQKHIDAILAYPLVNKAAIAKKNFKIVVDAINSTGALFVPALLKALGVEDIIVLNAAITGNFAHNPEPLPDHLSELSSAVVKEKASLGIAVDPDVDRLCFVNEDGSMFGEEYTLVAVADYVLSQRKGNTVSNMSSTKALKEITLKHGGQYYPSAVGEVNVVAKMKAVDAVIGGEGNGGVIVPDFHYGRDALIGIALFLSHLATQKGSIKSLRRQYPDYFISKNKIELDKGTDLPSIFAKIKQKYSKLPVNDEDGLKIEFDDDWVHLRMSNTEPIIRIYSESDYETKARNIAQKLMQDIKENM
- a CDS encoding LTA synthase family protein — protein: MLAKLKLPKTILWVIHMGIVLGGLFFIFRLITFFAFRPPGISFTDCIPAFILGIQYDLRWVSIFLLPIILFSYQRSFSPFYSAGNKRFWTWYLAVASFLLFLFFIADLVSFSYNRTRLDAGAMNFVEDPGISLNMIWQTYPLIWILIGLAAAVICFKWALNKSHWQVINLTDGKAIAHRKPPFVITAIIMALLIYGKVDNKPLKWKDAFALKDSFKTYLALNPLQNFFSTMRLRKPVVNEKGARESFRIMANFLQFPSNAPFGFQRTVAPYATGIESKPNIVLVICESYSMYKSSMSGNKLDATPYFDSLSQKGIFFERCFTPHFSTARGLFAIITGIPDVQLFKFSTRNPDALDQRTIINDFTDYSKHYFLGGNPEFNNFEGLLKNIDSLQLHTEATIHAPRLNVWGVSDKDLFLTANKVFKEQQRPFFAIVQTSDNHRPYTIPETDSDFVKKSITNEELAANGFESLNEYNAFRYADYCIQQFIEAARKEAYFHNTIFVFIGDHGVAGNATSVYPMPWTSQRLSDEHVPFLIYAPYLVNPQLRKETVSQIDVLPTIAGLVQRPYTNSTLGRDLLNPAKKGNIAFITNTAGKIGIVNDQFYYVKNLEFSEEDLVPLDTTARYTAPELSVIRKKMGELARAYYLTAQYLLVNNK